CTGCGGCAAGGCGCATTTCAGGGCGCTGGAGGTTGGTGAATCGCCGGCAAGGTACATGGTGGCCAGCACGGCCGACGACTCGATCAGCCGGGTCTGAGTGGAGGACAGATCGATGGCCTTATGGATGGTTCGTGCGGGCAGGCACATTGCACACGTGTAGCCTGATGGCTACACTCAAGCCATCGATCCCATGAGCAAAACTATCACATCCAAATATGACGTTTCCGAACACCTTCGCACCCCCGAAGAGATGGCGGCCTATCTGGAAGCCTGCATGGAGGAAGCGGACGGTGATGCAGCTTTCATTGCAAAAGCGCTTGGCGATATCGCACGTGCGAAAGGCATGTCTCAGATTGCGCGGGACGCGGGAGTGTCCCGTGAAAGTCTTTACAAGGCACTCTCAGGAGAGCGAATACCAGGATTTGATACGGTTGTGAAAGTAGTCTCTGCGCTCGGTCTGAAGCTTCACCCGGAAGTCGCACCGATCCCGGATGAGGAATAGGCCTCATTCAAGGGTTTGGCCGCCACGATGTTTCCTCACGACGGCGAGGGCAACTCGCCGTTCGTCAGGAGATCGACCCGGACCGAGGCCCGCGTGAGGCAGCAGTACAACCGGTGTTGCCATCGCGTCGTTTCCTTCCCTTCGGTGTCCACGTCGACGACGATCACGGCCGGCGCCTGTTGTCCCTTGAACCGGTAGATGCTCTCGAACACAATGCCGCCGTCGCTGAGGATCTGGTTTCCGTCGCGGTCGTATTCCCCGGTGAAGCTGCGCAACGGCAGCCCACCGACGTCCGCGTGGTCATCGAAGATCGATGAGGCGATGCCGCCGAACGACAGGACGACGATGTCGTCGTTCGTGAAACCGGCCCTTCGCAGCGTGTTGACGACCTTGTTGACGATGCGGGATTGTTCCTGGGGATACCGGTAGCGGTGTTCCGTGACGCCGAGGCCGGGCAGCCGCTTCCCCGTCCCGAGGCGATTGATCCGAAGGTGCGCCTGAACCCGGCCCCTTGCCCCTATACCGCGTCGGTTCGCAGGGTTGTATGTTGCGCCAGGGTGTCGAAGTCCGCATCCCTGTGCAGGATGGGTACGTTACCGCGAATGGCCACCGCAGCGATCAGACAATCGATGAGCTTGCGCGCGGTGGACCCCCGTTGGCGACAGGTTCGGTAGAGTGCGGCTGCCGCATCGTAGTCCACCGGTTCTATGGGAAGCGTTGATGCACGGGCCAGGAGCCGGCGCAATTGCTGAAGATGTTGCTCGTTGCGGGCACCTGCGAGCACTTCCATGCGAATGACGTCACATGTGGCGATCTCGACAGCCAGAAGGTCGTCGACTCGCTGACAGATGGGAGAACCGGTATCGCGTAAAAACTCAACCCAGGCAGAAGTGTCGACCAGAATCACGGGCTTCGATGGGTGCGTATCTCCTCAAGGTCGCCCATCCAGCCGGTGCCTCGCAGTTTTCTGGCCTCGTCGAGTCCGAGCGGCTCCGCGGCCAGTGTTCGTAATGCAAAGTTGATCGCGTCGCGTTTTGTGGCCAACCGGTACCGGCGCATCACAGTTGAGCATGCTTCATCGTCGATATCTACGTTTGTGCGTGTCATACACAAACGATACACCACATCGCTTCGCGCCCGCAAGATACGTGTGCTTCACCTCGAGGCGCCGCTCGAACCCACGCAGCCACCACGGAGGGGGGAGCGACGCACCGGTCGTGATTCGTGATTGAGTTCAGTCGAAGATCAGAACGACGTAGGTGATGAACAGGACGCAGTGGACGAAGCCATGCAGTACGTTGGTCCGTTCACTGGTGAAATTCACGATGGCCACCAGATAGGTGAACAGCAACAGAAAGCCCTCGGGCGCTTCCAGACCGAGTTCGACGCGATTTCCGGTGATCAGGCCGATGGCGAGGACCGCCGGGATGGTGAGCCCGATGGTCGACAGCGAAGACCCCAGGGCGATGTTCATCGTTCGCTGCAGGCGATTGGCCAGGGCGGCCCGGAATGCGGCCATTGCTTCGGGCGCCAGGACGAGTATCGCGACCAGCAAGCCGCCCAGTGCCTGGGGCGCCCCCAGGGTCTCGATCCCGTGGTCGACCAGCACCGCCATCTTCTTGGAGAGCAGGACGATGGGCAGCATCGTGATCGGGAGCAGGAGCGCGTGAAACGCCAGGGAGCGCACCGGCGCGTCGCTATGGTCCTTGCCGGCGGTCGCGCCGTTCGACCCGGTCTGGGGGGGTTGCTGGAAGAAGGACTTGTGGCGAAGCGTTTGTATGGCGAGGAAGACGCCGTACAGGCTGATCGACATGATGATCAGGTAGCCCGCCATCAGGGGGGAGACCTCCCCGCCCGGTGCGGAGGTCGTGTAGCGGGGGAGGATGATACCCAGGCCGCCCAGAGGGATGATGACGGCCAGATAGGCGGATGCGCCCTTGAGGTTATATAACTGCTCGCCGTGACGCAGCGCCCCGATCAGAAGCGCCAGGCCGACGATGCCGTTGAGCACGATCATCAGCACCGAGAACAGCGTGTCGCGCGCCAGCGTCGGATTGTTATCTCCGTTCAGCATGACCGCCGAAATCATGACGACCTCGATGCTGATCACGGAGATCGTGAGTATCAGCGTACCGTAGGGTTCACCGAGCAGCGCCGCCAGGCTGTCGGCGTGACGCACCACCGTGAAGGCGAGCCACAGCATGACCGCGAACAACCAGGCGAACAGGACAAGGTAGTGCACGGGATTCGACAGATCGACCAACCAGGCGTCGCCGAACAGCAGGAAGACGAAGGCCGTCGCGATCCCTGCCCACACGGCCATCTCCGAGCGGAACGCACCGGCAGGCTGGCGATCGCACCCGGCATCCGTCGAGGGTCTTTCCGTACCCGACGACATCGCTATTCGACCCGCTCGGCGAGGGGTCGCCCGAGACTCTTGAACGAGATGTTGCCTGCGGACCCGCCAACCATCACCGCCTCGACAATCGGTTCGTAGACCGGCTCGTCGGCGCGCCACGCGAGGATGAAGTTGGCCCCTGAACCGCCCCGGGTGTCCGGTTTTTCGACCAGAAACTCCATGGTCTCCAGAGGACCCAGGCGCAGGCTTCCCTCGACATACTCCTGAACGAGATCGCCTTTGGTGCCGTAGTAGCGCAGTGACGTGACGGTGATGGCACGTTCCGGACCCGAGTTCCTGATGCTCAGCAGGGTCGACAGCAGTTCAGGGTCGCCTTCGCCGACGTAGATGTGCGAATACACGGGGACGTAAACCGTCTGATGATCGGTCAGGTCGATGGCAATGGCAGGAGGATCTCGGTGATCAACGCCTCGGGTGGCGTATCGGCGGGATTGTTGAGGTAACGTTCGTATCCCATGGGCGTCTTCTTCGTACGCACCTTCCGGTTGCGGCTTGCGTTGAAGGCGGCCGACCAAGCATTACCCAGATGATCGTAACTGCCGGTGTGCGTCACGCGAAAGACGCGGCCTTCGGGCA
This genomic window from Gammaproteobacteria bacterium contains:
- a CDS encoding putative addiction module antidote protein; translation: MSKTITSKYDVSEHLRTPEEMAAYLEACMEEADGDAAFIAKALGDIARAKGMSQIARDAGVSRESLYKALSGERIPGFDTVVKVVSALGLKLHPEVAPIPDEE
- a CDS encoding ATP-binding domain-containing protein; translation: MRSFTGEYDRDGNQILSDGGIVFESIYRFKGQQAPAVIVVDVDTEGKETTRWQHRLYCCLTRASVRVDLLTNGELPSPS
- a CDS encoding PIN domain nuclease — protein: MILVDTSAWVEFLRDTGSPICQRVDDLLAVEIATCDVIRMEVLAGARNEQHLQQLRRLLARASTLPIEPVDYDAAAALYRTCRQRGSTARKLIDCLIAAVAIRGNVPILHRDADFDTLAQHTTLRTDAV
- a CDS encoding type II toxin-antitoxin system VapB family antitoxin codes for the protein MTRTNVDIDDEACSTVMRRYRLATKRDAINFALRTLAAEPLGLDEARKLRGTGWMGDLEEIRTHRSP
- a CDS encoding calcium:proton antiporter is translated as MSSGTERPSTDAGCDRQPAGAFRSEMAVWAGIATAFVFLLFGDAWLVDLSNPVHYLVLFAWLFAVMLWLAFTVVRHADSLAALLGEPYGTLILTISVISIEVVMISAVMLNGDNNPTLARDTLFSVLMIVLNGIVGLALLIGALRHGEQLYNLKGASAYLAVIIPLGGLGIILPRYTTSAPGGEVSPLMAGYLIIMSISLYGVFLAIQTLRHKSFFQQPPQTGSNGATAGKDHSDAPVRSLAFHALLLPITMLPIVLLSKKMAVLVDHGIETLGAPQALGGLLVAILVLAPEAMAAFRAALANRLQRTMNIALGSSLSTIGLTIPAVLAIGLITGNRVELGLEAPEGFLLLFTYLVAIVNFTSERTNVLHGFVHCVLFITYVVLIFD
- a CDS encoding DUF3124 domain-containing protein translates to MRTLPQQSRRYATRGVDHRDPPAIAIDLTDHQTVYVPVYSHIYVGEGDPELLSTLLSIRNSGPERAITVTSLRYYGTKGDLVQEYVEGSLRLGPLETMEFLVEKPDTRGGSGANFILAWRADEPVYEPIVEAVMVGGSAGNISFKSLGRPLAERVE